GTCTTCAGTGGTCTCGTCAGTGCCGATTCCCAGTTGCGAAGAGACCGCCTCGTAGATGGCATCCCCGCCCAGCACCGCGCACAGAGCGTTGGTGCAAATGCCGACGTTATATTTACCAGCAGGGTGGCGCTTGAACTGCGTGTAGAAGGTGGCAACTGCCGAAACCTCGCTGCGCGAGAGCTCTAGCATCTGCGCGCAGAAGGCAATGCCATCGGCACTAACGAACCCGTCCTCGGACTGGACCAAGTGCAGCATCGGGATCAACGCTGACTGCTGGTGCCCCTTTGGGTAACGGTCCATGATCTGCTGGGCCTCGCGCCGCAGCCTTTCTTCGACCTCGGGTGAATACTTGCTCATTAGCGGTCAACCCCTCCCAATACCGGATCTAGCGATGCCAGCGAAACGATGAGGTCGGAAATCATGCCGCCCTCGGCAAGCAACGAAAGTGACTGCAGATTCGAGAAGGAGGGTTCGCGGAAGTGGACTCGGTACGGGCGAGTACCGCCATTCGAAACCACGTGGCAACCCATGATGCCCTTCGCGTGTTCAATAATCTGGGTGGCCTGTCCTGCCGGGACTTTGAAGCCCTCAGTAACCAGCTTGAAGTGATGAATTAGAGCCTCCATGGAGGTTCCCATGATGTGCCGGATGTGCTCCAGGGAGTTACCCTGCCCATCAGCTGCAACCGACAGCTGCGACGGCCAAGCAATTGCCTTGTCCTCTACCATGACGCGCTCGCCCTCGCACTGATCCAGGCGATCGAGCACCTGCTCAATGATGCGGAAAGACTGGTAGCACTCGTCAAAACGCACGCGCACACGGCCGTAAGCATCAGAGGTTTCCTGCGTGCACACATCAAAATCGAGCGTTTCATAGCCGCTGTAGGGCATCATCTTGCGCACGTCATAGGCAAAACCAGCGGCGCGCAGGGACGGGCCGGTAAGACCCATTGCGAAGATGGCCTCCGGAGAGATATAAGAAACGCCCTGGAAACGCGACTTGAAAATCGGGTTATCCATAATCAGGTCTTCCAACTCGCCAAGGTCGCGGCGTACCTTCGGAAGCTGATCGCGCACGTACTCTGTAGTGCCAGCGGGCAGGTCCTGGGCTACCCCGCCTACGCGCAGGTACGCGTTGTTCATACGCAACCCGGTGACGCGTTCGAAGATGCGGAAGATCTCTTCGCGGCCACGGAAAGCGATGGTCATTAGCGTGGTGCCACCCAGCTCGTTACCGGTGGTGCCGATAGCCACGATGTGCGAGGCGGCTCGGGTGAGCTCCATCATCAGCACGCGAATCAACCGGGCGCGCTCCGAAATCTGATCGGTAATGCCCATCAGCTTTTCGACCGCCATCACGTAGGCGGCCTCGTTTAGCATCGACGCCACATAGTCCATACGCGTGCAGAAGGTGGATCCCTGTGCCCACGTGCGGTATTCCATGTTCTTCTCGATGCCGGTGTGCAGGTATCCGGTACCCACGTGTACCTTGCGTACGATCTCGCCATCAATTTCGACGATCAGACGAAGCACCCCGTGGGTGGAGGGGTGAACCGGGCCAAGGTTCACAACGATGCGTTCGTTGACCAGCTTCTCGTGTAAAGACTGCTGTTCGATCTGCTGGGTAACTTCGTCCCAGTCGCCACCAGAGGAAGTGAACTCTGGCAGATCCTCGTCATCAATGACGGGAGGAGCAGCCTGGTAAAGAGGTGTTGAATGCGACATTAGTTGTAAGACCTCCGTACGTCCGCGGGCGGAACGGTGGCGCCCTTGTACTGAACCGGGATGCCGCCTAGTGGATAATCCTTGCGCTGGGGATGACCTACCCAGTCATCGGGCAGCGCCGTGCGAGTAAGAGACGGGTGACCGGTAAACACGATGCCCATAAGGTCCCATGTCTCGCGCTCGTGCCAGTCGTTGCCGGGGTACACCGAAACCACCGAAGGGATGGTCGGATCTTCTTCGGAGCAGGTCACTTCCATGCGAAGCTGCCTGCCGTGGGTGAAGGACAGGAGCATGTAGCAGGCGTGTAGTTCCCTGCCCGCATCCGCTGGGTAGTGCACTCCGTTTACGCCCAGACACATTTCGAAGCGCAGATCCTGATCATCACGCAGCATCTTGCACACCTGGACGATGTGCTCCTTGCTGATGAAGAGGGTCAGTTCGTCGCGATCGACGACGACGCGCTCTATTACCTTGCCAACTTCCAGTCCGGCCTCGCGGATATCTTCTTCGAGGGCGTCGACGGCGGCATCGAACCAGCCACCGTAGGGACGGGAAGATTCACCGGGAAGGAAGATCTTCTGTTCCAGGCCCCCAAAGCCGGCGGTGTCGCCGGCGTCGGCTACGTGGAATAACCCCTGCCTGGTGCCTACCAGTTCTGGACCGGGCTTGGCGCGTTCTGCGCCTGCCTGCTCCGAGGAGGGAACAATATTGTTTTCGCTCATGCCAGCAGTCCCTTCTGCATGTGAGTGGGGGTAGCTTCGAGGGCGGCCTGTTCGGCCAACCGGGCTACTTCGCGGCGACGCTTTTCAGTAAGCGGCTCCTGGTAGTGGATCTGGTCGTGAAGAACCAAGATCGCATTGATCAGTGCTTCTGGCCGCGGCGGGCAGCCGGGCAAGTAGACGTCCACGGGAACCACGTGGTCACAGCCCTGAATGACCGCGTAATTGTTGAACATACCGCCGGTGGAGGCGCACGCGCCCATAGAGATAACCCACTTCGGTTCGGGCATCGAATCGTAGACGTTGCGAATAATAGGCGCCATCTTGTGGGCTACTCGTCCAGAAACGATCATTAGGTCTGCGTGTCGGGGCGATGCACGGAAGACTTCCATGCCGAACCTAGAGATGTCGTAGCGCGGGGTGCCCGCAGACATCATTTCAATCGCGCAGCAGGCGAGGCCCATAGTGACGGGCCATACCGATGCTTTCCGGGCTAGGCCTACCAGGCGCTCCATTGAGGTAATTGCGAAACCGTTCGGCAGATCATTTTCCATCTGCTCGCGGCGGCCACCAATTTCAGCCATTTTCAACCCTTTCCTAGTCCCAGTCCAGTCCGCCGCGGCGCCATTCGTAAATGTAGGGAACCACGAGCAGTATTAGGAAGATCATCATTGCGGCCAGGGAGATCAGCCCCAGGCGTTGTCCATCGGGCAGGGCACCGAACTTGTTCAGCGAAACTGCCCACGGGTAAAGGAAGACGACTTCGATGTCGAACACGATGTAGGTCATTGCCACGAAGTAGTACTTAATCGGAAATCTACCTTCGTGGGCTGATTCTGCAGCGATCGGATCGATGCCGCATTCGTATGTTTGTTCCTTAGTGCGCGAGAACTTCTTCGTTCCCAGGAAAGCCGACAGCACCAGACCACCGATTGCTAGTACTAGCGCAGCGGCAGCCATGATCAGAAACTGCAACATCTTGCCTCCATCTTTATTCGCGACAGTTCATGCACAGCGAGTTCGCAGACTCGTACGCATGCGTCTTTTATTCGAGGGTAAATCATACACGTCATACTTTCGGCACCAGCCTTGCCAAAAAAGCAATTACTCGATCGTCGATCGAGCCGCCATGCCTTTCGTATCCGTCAGACAAAAGCTTGTGAACTGCGACCATAAGGCGGTCTACGGGAAGCCCATAGCGAGTACATGCCTGCATAATTTTTGGGCGTTCAATTAGTCTCACAAACACGGTTCCGAGCCGGTAGTACCCGCCCCATTCATCACTCATGTGTTGCACAAATGCTTCCATGGCGGAATCGAAGGCCGCTTCGCCGGTCCGAGCAAAGGCATGCGTTGCCGCGTCGGCGAGCATCCGTCCGGCAGCAAGAGCAGGGGCGATTCCCTCGCCATTAAAGGGACTTACCATGCCGGCCGCGTCCCCAATCAGGGCCAGCCCACCTTGATATTGCGGCTTGCGGTTGAACGCCATGGGCAGGGCCGCGGACTTCATTTGCCCAATCTGGTTTTCGCTGTTGTAGCCCCACTGCGAGGGCGTAGCAGCCGTCCAGGATTTAAAGATCTGTTTGTAGGGCAGTTTCGTGGCGGCCGAGGTCGAAGACACGGATCCGAGGCCCACGTTTACGACGCCGCCAGCTAGCGGGAACATCCACCCGTAACCGGGCAGCAGATTGGATTCGCCCGGCTTGCCATCCCAGAGTTCGAGTTGGGATTCCATATTGGCTTCTTTGGCGCGGTCGCTGCGGTAGTAGGTACGCGCGGCTACCCCCATTGGGCGGTTCTCGAGTTTGATTCGCCCTGCCCTGGTGGCAAGTTTCGCAGCGACGCCGCCGCAATCGACAACCAAGCGGGCCCGCACCTCAAACTCGGTGGGAAGCTGGCTCACCTGCTCACGATCGGCAGTGGCAGCTTGGCGCTTGCCCTCGGTAGGCCAGGCTTCTTTAGGAGTTAGCGCCTCAAAGAGTTCCTTATCTTTTGCGGTAGGCCCCGCAAGCGGATCCGCCTTGCGCGCAACCTGCACGCCTACTACGCGTCCGCCCTCGACAACTGGACCGGTGACGTTGCACCCTTCCCAAACCTTGGCGCCCTGGGTGCGCGCATGCATTGCAAGGGACTGGTCTAAAGAGATGCGCGGGCGCGAGGACCCAAAGCCCGGCCTGCTTGCCTGCTCGGGCCACGGCAGCTCTACCCTATTTCCGGCCCCAATAACTACCAGGCCTTCGTTCGTTTGATACCCAGGACTCTTGCGCGGATCAATACCCATGCGCAAAAGCTCCACTACGGCGGCCGGGGTAAGGCCGTCACCACAGGTCTTGTCGCGGGGAAATACCGCGCGTTCCAGAACAATCACATCAAGGCCGGCGCGTGAGAGATAAAACGCTGCCGATGCCCCTGCCGGGCCGGCGCCCACAACAACTGCGTCAGCTTGGACGCGGTTCTTGTTCAACCCCAAAGTAGTTTCCTTTGTCTAATCTTTCCTAGCCAATATCTGCGAAAACGCGCAAATATCAGCTGTCAGATTACTCGGAAGCTTCTTTGGGTGCCCCACCTAGGCGTATGCCCTGTTAACAGGCCCCTGATAGAGTGCCCACCCCCAGCACACTTGCCCACTTTATGCAAGGGCGATGTTGTTTATTAGAGGTTTTTAGATTTTCGAAATACTGCGAAATAGCAGCAATAACTACGCCGGATTTACAGCTGAATGCAAGGCCACGATGCCAAGGGTGAGGTTCTTCCACTGCGGGTTCTCCCATCCGGCCTCGCGCATCAGCCGCGCCAGCGTCGGCTGGTCGTGCCAATCAATAATCGAATCGGCAAGGTAGGCATAGGCCGGGTTATTCGATCCCGCCCTCTTCGCAATGCGCACCAGGACGTGCCGCAGATACCAGTTGTAGAGCTGGCGGAACCCTCCAAGGGTGGGCCTGGAGAATTCGCAGATCACGATGCGCCCACCAGGGCGAGTCACACGCCGCATCTCGGACAGCGCCTTGACCGTGTCGTTGACATTGCGCAGCCCGAAGCTAATAGTCACCGCGTCAAAACTATTGTCCGCAAAAGGCAGCGCGGTTGCGTCTCCGGCAACAAAATCTATGTCCGGGTGACGGCGTTTGCCCTCGGTAACCATGCCGATTGAAAAGTCGCAGGCCACTACATCCGCACCGCTCTTTACATATTCGACGGTGGACGTGCCGGTGCCCGCCGCCAAATCCAGAATCTGTTCGCCCTCCCTGGGGTTTAGCTTCTTACGCGTCTGCAGCCGCCACAGTCGATCCTGACCCACCGACATCAGATCGTTAGTAATGTCGTAGCGGCGTGCCACCTGGTCAAACATGGAAGCCACAGTTTTGGGATCTTTGGCTAGGTCTGCCGCTACCTCGCCTTCGGGCGTAGTGGCAGAGGACGAAAATGCGCGCTTGAAGCTGTAGGTCATGGGTTTTATTTTGGCACCCGTTGCGGACAATGTCATGTTTACTGCGTAGTATGTTCGCGGACCACATTAGTAACAAGCGGAGGTAACATTGGCGCCCCTAACATTGCCGGACACGAAACCCAACGTGCAAAGGCTGGCAAAGCAGGTGCCAATTTGCCCGGAAATTTTTGGTTTCATTCCTACTGCCCGGCTGAGCGCGTGGGTGGGAGCCGATCTGGCCCTGCTCGGGTGGGGGCAAAATTTTTCCGTAACGGAAGAGGGCGAGGACGCCCTTAAGCATGCTGACGTGCTTTGGCAGGAGGCCACCGCTGAGGCGGTAGCTACCGAGGAGCTGCCCGTTCATCTGCCCGTCGCCTTTGGGTCGTTCGGCTTTGCTCGGGGCGGAGTCCTTGAGGTTCCCGAGAA
The genomic region above belongs to Winkia neuii and contains:
- a CDS encoding FAD-dependent oxidoreductase — translated: MGLNKNRVQADAVVVGAGPAGASAAFYLSRAGLDVIVLERAVFPRDKTCGDGLTPAAVVELLRMGIDPRKSPGYQTNEGLVVIGAGNRVELPWPEQASRPGFGSSRPRISLDQSLAMHARTQGAKVWEGCNVTGPVVEGGRVVGVQVARKADPLAGPTAKDKELFEALTPKEAWPTEGKRQAATADREQVSQLPTEFEVRARLVVDCGGVAAKLATRAGRIKLENRPMGVAARTYYRSDRAKEANMESQLELWDGKPGESNLLPGYGWMFPLAGGVVNVGLGSVSSTSAATKLPYKQIFKSWTAATPSQWGYNSENQIGQMKSAALPMAFNRKPQYQGGLALIGDAAGMVSPFNGEGIAPALAAGRMLADAATHAFARTGEAAFDSAMEAFVQHMSDEWGGYYRLGTVFVRLIERPKIMQACTRYGLPVDRLMVAVHKLLSDGYERHGGSIDDRVIAFLARLVPKV
- the ndhC gene encoding NADH-quinone oxidoreductase subunit A, producing the protein MLQFLIMAAAALVLAIGGLVLSAFLGTKKFSRTKEQTYECGIDPIAAESAHEGRFPIKYYFVAMTYIVFDIEVVFLYPWAVSLNKFGALPDGQRLGLISLAAMMIFLILLVVPYIYEWRRGGLDWD
- a CDS encoding NADH-quinone oxidoreductase subunit B, with the translated sequence MAEIGGRREQMENDLPNGFAITSMERLVGLARKASVWPVTMGLACCAIEMMSAGTPRYDISRFGMEVFRASPRHADLMIVSGRVAHKMAPIIRNVYDSMPEPKWVISMGACASTGGMFNNYAVIQGCDHVVPVDVYLPGCPPRPEALINAILVLHDQIHYQEPLTEKRRREVARLAEQAALEATPTHMQKGLLA
- a CDS encoding demethylmenaquinone methyltransferase, translated to MTLSATGAKIKPMTYSFKRAFSSSATTPEGEVAADLAKDPKTVASMFDQVARRYDITNDLMSVGQDRLWRLQTRKKLNPREGEQILDLAAGTGTSTVEYVKSGADVVACDFSIGMVTEGKRRHPDIDFVAGDATALPFADNSFDAVTISFGLRNVNDTVKALSEMRRVTRPGGRIVICEFSRPTLGGFRQLYNWYLRHVLVRIAKRAGSNNPAYAYLADSIIDWHDQPTLARLMREAGWENPQWKNLTLGIVALHSAVNPA
- a CDS encoding NADH-quinone oxidoreductase subunit D, which encodes MSHSTPLYQAAPPVIDDEDLPEFTSSGGDWDEVTQQIEQQSLHEKLVNERIVVNLGPVHPSTHGVLRLIVEIDGEIVRKVHVGTGYLHTGIEKNMEYRTWAQGSTFCTRMDYVASMLNEAAYVMAVEKLMGITDQISERARLIRVLMMELTRAASHIVAIGTTGNELGGTTLMTIAFRGREEIFRIFERVTGLRMNNAYLRVGGVAQDLPAGTTEYVRDQLPKVRRDLGELEDLIMDNPIFKSRFQGVSYISPEAIFAMGLTGPSLRAAGFAYDVRKMMPYSGYETLDFDVCTQETSDAYGRVRVRFDECYQSFRIIEQVLDRLDQCEGERVMVEDKAIAWPSQLSVAADGQGNSLEHIRHIMGTSMEALIHHFKLVTEGFKVPAGQATQIIEHAKGIMGCHVVSNGGTRPYRVHFREPSFSNLQSLSLLAEGGMISDLIVSLASLDPVLGGVDR
- a CDS encoding NADH-quinone oxidoreductase subunit C, whose amino-acid sequence is MSENNIVPSSEQAGAERAKPGPELVGTRQGLFHVADAGDTAGFGGLEQKIFLPGESSRPYGGWFDAAVDALEEDIREAGLEVGKVIERVVVDRDELTLFISKEHIVQVCKMLRDDQDLRFEMCLGVNGVHYPADAGRELHACYMLLSFTHGRQLRMEVTCSEEDPTIPSVVSVYPGNDWHERETWDLMGIVFTGHPSLTRTALPDDWVGHPQRKDYPLGGIPVQYKGATVPPADVRRSYN